From the Haladaptatus sp. DJG-WS-42 genome, the window CGATTGCTCTCGCTTCGGTTCCCGTCGCTGCGCCGACCTGTGCCACGCACTCAAACACGTCAGACAGAGTGCTCGCGCTGAGGCCGAGAACGGTGGCCACAGAATCATCGAGTGTGTCGCGGACGAACGCCTCATCGACGGCGCAGACGCCGCACACCGACTGGCTGAGGATGAGGTCTGGGGTACAGGCTTCGAGCAGTTCCACGTCTAGCTCGTATACGCCGCCTTCGCGTCGTGCCGTGGCAACCGAGTCGTGTCGTGCGGCGCTCGATTCGCCGGTCACCCGCGAGCGGTCGATGACCGGCACGGACCCGACTGCCTCGGGGAAATCGCAGGCGTGGGAGACGGCGACCGGTTCGATGCCGAGCGCGTAGCAAATCTCGGTTCCAGACGGTGAGGTCGAGACCACGCGCGGTTCAGCGGTTGGATTAGCTGGAAACAGCGCGTCGCTCATCTGCGCCCCCGTCGGAACAGTGCACTCACTGAGAGCACCGCAAGCGCGGCGAACGCGCTGAGGAACCCAAAGCCGGGGCCGGTGGTTTCGGTCGTTTCCGTGGCGTCGGTGGTCGTCGTTGCAGTAGTCGTAGCCGCAGTGGTCGTGGTCGTGTTCACCGACGCCTCAGCACTCGCGTTCGCCTCCGCTTTGGCGTAGGCGTCCGGGTGCAGCGTTTCAGCCAGTTTCGTCACCGCTCGAACGGTTCGCGGCGCAGGCCGATTCAGGTATTCGAGTTGAATCACCACGACGTTGCCTTCTTTCACCGCGGTCGTCTCGTTGTAGGCGTCCGTTTTCGGGACGGCTGGGGTGTCCGTATTCCGAATAATCCAGTCCGGGTTTGCACCCACGATGAACTCCGGATTCGCCACCTGATAGCCTTCGATTCCGGCTTCTGCGGCCACGTTTCTGCCGCCAGCGCGTTCGATAATCGTGTTGATGAAGGTGTCCTTCCCAGCGGTGTAGCCGTAGAAACTGTAGAGTACTTTTGGCCGGTCTTCGCCTTCGGTCGCCGCGTCAACGACCGAGAGGTTCTGTTGCATCGTCGCTACCGTGTTCGCGGCGCCGTCACAGGCTCCGACGAGCCGACCCACGTTCGTCACCTTCTGTTCGATGTCAGCGAGCGTTTCTGCGCGGTGGATGTGGTACACCGTCACGTCGGCTGCGCGCAGGGCGCGAATCGTGTCCTTCGAGGTCGCGTTCGGCGCGAGTACGAGGTCGGGTTCGAGGCCAACAACCGTTTCGATGTTGACGATGCTCTCGCTGGTCGAGACGTTCATGCGAGTTTCTGCACCGTCGAGATTCGCCGCGTACTTGGTGAGGCCAACGACTTTCTCGCGTTCGCCAATCTCCCACATCGTCTGGGCGGCACTCGG encodes:
- a CDS encoding ABC transporter substrate-binding protein produces the protein MSDALFPANPTAEPRVVSTSPSGTEICYALGIEPVAVSHACDFPEAVGSVPVIDRSRVTGESSAARHDSVATARREGGVYELDVELLEACTPDLILSQSVCGVCAVDEAFVRDTLDDSVATVLGLSASTLSDVFECVAQVGAATGTEARAIEVVGQCQRRLAEIAASAPDDRPRVAVIEWMEPLHVAANWVPEIVEAAGGTYGLADPGDRSVTVDWAEIREYNPDVLIVAPCSFEPAETRARLSELTSRPGWESLSAVQADRVHVMDGTVLNRWTPRLVSLTEELRRLLHPSSN
- a CDS encoding PGF-CTERM-anchored ABC transporter substrate-binding protein, with product MNERLATTVALALLVTVTLVPAGVTGHSQSSSAMTADECSFPVTLTDATGTDVTLSSAPERVVTLSPSAAQTMWEIGEREKVVGLTKYAANLDGAETRMNVSTSESIVNIETVVGLEPDLVLAPNATSKDTIRALRAADVTVYHIHRAETLADIEQKVTNVGRLVGACDGAANTVATMQQNLSVVDAATEGEDRPKVLYSFYGYTAGKDTFINTIIERAGGRNVAAEAGIEGYQVANPEFIVGANPDWIIRNTDTPAVPKTDAYNETTAVKEGNVVVIQLEYLNRPAPRTVRAVTKLAETLHPDAYAKAEANASAEASVNTTTTTAATTTATTTTDATETTETTGPGFGFLSAFAALAVLSVSALFRRGRR